One stretch of Nitrospirota bacterium DNA includes these proteins:
- a CDS encoding magnesium chelatase subunit D family protein: protein MEFNNNRTLTEDYLYPFSAIMGQEEMKLALILNAIEPRIGGVLIRGEKGTAKSTAVRALRSLLPDIKVVRGCSCLCDPDNRVLLCPECAGKIKTGNYPESGYIKVPLVTLPLNATEEMVTGSLDIEFAMRKGQRRFQPGLLARVNRGILYIDEVNLLDDHLVDIILDAVSSGINIVEREGLSYLHPSRFILAGTMNPEEGALRPQLLDRFGLCVEIRGEGDPDNRVRLMEMRDSYDNNPVEFAARYLNENRGIADRIRSAGERLEGVVFPQRLLGLISEICLQNNVAGHRADMAIKYAARALAAYEGRSAVTVSDINRVAGMAILHRRRDALPPPPPPPGHDDPDNRDDSGDGDDQKEQGQNRSVDNNDIKNQPHENGEDRDGEMDGVEEDYQRGLPDPESSSEEDEPSGGTEQVFEPGRTFRVQSITQEKDRLVRRGSGRRTRTRTTQKSGRFVKSIQSDKYPDIAIDATIRAAAPHQGSREKERGMAISIRRDDIRRKIREKRVGNFLVFMVDASGSMGAKARMIATKGAILSLLLDAYQKRDKVAMVTFRQRKAVVNLPPTSSVELAVRHLSEMPVGGRTPMSEGLLKGFNLLGVHLVKETSSRPIAIIVTDGRANVSIDNRLSPQDEVLRIAGEMSREKRIKFIVIDTEEKSVVRFGLAARLASALGAEHFSFNDLMAGDIVNIVRRNI, encoded by the coding sequence ATGGAGTTTAATAACAACAGGACACTGACAGAGGATTATCTTTATCCCTTCTCCGCAATCATGGGACAGGAGGAGATGAAGCTTGCACTTATCCTCAATGCAATAGAGCCCCGCATCGGCGGTGTACTCATCAGGGGGGAGAAAGGTACTGCAAAATCAACGGCAGTCAGGGCATTAAGGAGTCTTTTACCTGATATAAAAGTGGTCAGGGGATGTTCGTGTCTCTGTGATCCTGACAACAGGGTGCTCCTCTGTCCTGAATGTGCAGGGAAGATCAAGACTGGAAATTATCCTGAAAGCGGATATATCAAGGTTCCCCTTGTCACCCTTCCGCTGAATGCAACAGAGGAGATGGTCACCGGCAGCCTGGATATTGAATTTGCCATGAGGAAAGGGCAAAGGCGTTTTCAGCCGGGGCTCCTTGCCAGGGTAAACAGGGGAATCCTCTACATAGATGAGGTTAATCTTCTGGATGACCATTTAGTGGATATAATCCTCGATGCTGTCTCAAGCGGTATAAATATTGTGGAGCGTGAAGGACTTTCATATCTTCATCCCTCACGATTTATTCTTGCAGGCACCATGAATCCTGAAGAAGGGGCGCTCCGTCCTCAGTTGCTCGACCGCTTCGGCCTCTGTGTTGAGATTAGAGGGGAGGGCGATCCTGACAACAGGGTACGGCTCATGGAGATGAGGGACAGCTATGACAACAATCCCGTGGAGTTTGCAGCCCGTTACCTCAACGAGAACAGAGGGATTGCAGATCGGATCAGGAGTGCGGGGGAAAGACTTGAAGGGGTGGTCTTTCCTCAGCGACTCCTTGGCCTTATCTCTGAAATATGCCTGCAAAACAACGTTGCAGGTCACAGGGCGGACATGGCTATAAAATATGCAGCCAGGGCCCTTGCCGCCTATGAGGGCCGCTCCGCTGTAACGGTCAGTGACATAAACCGTGTGGCCGGTATGGCAATACTGCACCGCAGAAGGGATGCCCTGCCCCCGCCCCCGCCGCCACCCGGGCATGATGATCCTGATAACCGTGATGATTCCGGTGACGGGGATGATCAGAAGGAGCAAGGGCAAAACAGGTCTGTTGACAACAATGACATAAAGAATCAGCCCCATGAAAATGGAGAGGACAGGGACGGTGAAATGGATGGTGTGGAGGAGGATTATCAGAGGGGACTTCCTGATCCTGAATCGTCCTCTGAAGAGGATGAGCCGTCAGGGGGTACTGAACAGGTATTTGAGCCAGGCCGCACATTCAGGGTGCAGAGTATTACGCAGGAGAAGGATCGCCTTGTGCGCCGTGGTTCGGGCAGACGTACGAGGACAAGAACAACGCAGAAGAGCGGCAGGTTTGTGAAAAGTATTCAGAGTGATAAATATCCTGATATAGCCATTGATGCGACCATCAGGGCTGCTGCTCCGCACCAGGGGAGCAGGGAAAAAGAGAGAGGAATGGCCATATCCATACGCAGGGATGATATACGAAGAAAGATAAGGGAGAAGAGGGTAGGGAATTTCCTTGTCTTTATGGTTGATGCCAGCGGCTCAATGGGGGCAAAGGCACGCATGATTGCAACCAAGGGGGCAATCCTCTCCCTCCTGCTCGATGCCTATCAGAAAAGAGACAAGGTGGCAATGGTGACCTTCAGACAGCGAAAGGCCGTGGTCAACCTGCCGCCCACCTCGTCTGTTGAACTTGCCGTAAGACACCTCAGCGAGATGCCTGTGGGAGGACGCACTCCCATGTCAGAGGGGCTTCTCAAGGGTTTTAATCTGCTCGGCGTGCATCTTGTGAAAGAGACCTCTTCACGCCCCATAGCAATAATCGTTACGGACGGCAGGGCCAATGTATCCATTGACAACCGTCTTTCTCCGCAGGACGAAGTGCTGCGGATAGCCGGAGAGATGTCAAGGGAGAAGCGGATAAAATTTATCGTGATAGATACGGAAGAAAAGTCAGTGGTGAGGTTCGGACTTGCTGCAAGGCTTGCCTCAGCACTGGGGGCAGAGCATTTCAGCTTTAATGACCTTATGGCAGGCGACATTGTAAATATAGTCAGGAGGAATATCTGA
- a CDS encoding ATP-binding protein produces MTGRTMYPFNAIVGQDEMKLALILNIINPHIAGALVRGEKGTAKSTAVRALADILPLIDVVKGCPYQMPGNGDSRVCRDCDNRGCAEEIFNGNGVDVVRRKVRVVELPVSATEDRVVGTMDIEHALSKGKKRFEPGILAAAHRGILYVDEINLLDDHVVDVLLDAAAMGVNTVEREGVSFSHPARFTLVGTMNPEEGELRPQLLDRFGLCVSIEGSRNHAERVEVMERRIAFEDEPEVFCLKWKEESARTAERIESAIKLYPEVKIEREKLFTIATRCMEAGVDGHRGDIITLKTAKTLAAWHGRTHVTDEDIEVAAGLALPHRMRRQPFEEIGKGRRGMKTGV; encoded by the coding sequence ATGACCGGAAGAACCATGTATCCGTTTAATGCAATTGTGGGGCAGGATGAGATGAAACTGGCCCTTATCCTTAATATCATCAATCCCCATATTGCCGGAGCACTTGTCAGGGGAGAGAAGGGCACGGCAAAATCAACGGCGGTCAGGGCACTGGCAGACATACTTCCGCTGATTGATGTGGTAAAGGGTTGTCCTTACCAGATGCCCGGGAATGGAGACTCAAGGGTCTGCCGGGATTGTGACAACAGGGGCTGTGCTGAAGAGATTTTTAATGGAAACGGCGTTGATGTTGTAAGGCGGAAGGTGAGGGTGGTGGAGCTGCCTGTTTCAGCTACAGAGGACCGGGTTGTCGGGACCATGGATATCGAGCATGCCCTGAGCAAGGGGAAAAAGAGGTTTGAGCCAGGCATCCTTGCAGCAGCCCACAGGGGAATCCTCTATGTGGATGAGATTAACCTGCTTGACGACCATGTAGTGGACGTGCTCCTGGATGCTGCTGCCATGGGAGTAAATACCGTGGAGCGTGAGGGAGTTTCCTTCAGTCATCCTGCCCGGTTTACGCTGGTAGGCACCATGAACCCCGAAGAGGGGGAATTGAGACCGCAGCTCCTCGACAGGTTCGGTCTCTGCGTCAGCATTGAAGGCAGCCGGAACCATGCAGAGAGGGTGGAGGTAATGGAGAGGCGGATCGCCTTTGAAGACGAGCCGGAGGTCTTCTGCCTGAAGTGGAAGGAGGAGTCTGCGAGGACAGCTGAGCGGATTGAGTCAGCGATAAAGCTGTATCCGGAAGTGAAGATCGAGAGGGAAAAACTCTTCACTATTGCAACGCGCTGTATGGAGGCGGGAGTTGATGGTCACAGGGGGGATATAATCACCCTCAAGACAGCAAAGACATTGGCAGCCTGGCATGGACGCACCCATGTCACGGATGAGGATATTGAGGTTGCTGCAGGGCTTGCCCTGCCACATCGTATGCGCAGGCAGCCGTTTGAGGAGATCGGGAAGGGCCGAAGAGGTATGAAGACAGGGGTCTGA
- a CDS encoding PQQ-binding-like beta-propeller repeat protein gives MPDILELEPLRDTGAQGFHSFSTGILPASEVFAFSEKNRSNPAPRYLSSFRRLSLFFSLLLLVFVQGCIKEQPGVQVYFVRDGLAVELSGLKMVTLRSKGRKVFRWVKGEGDEETVLFADKKLLIPLKWSPGEEYSVEVRSRDARFVKEVTAPLKPSPMLVQRVELEKVVPFSIDEGTAPDTFVKFSEDNKYLAIGSFQGYLRVVEVRTGKVVFSRKIAEGMVKRIGWGEIDGQRVLYVGEQSPDGYLYCLDAMTGREIWKYRLADDIETSRPERENDRYAIYKFPGVYQLKVLPGGDVVVVGTHGWNKEGRRLYRCMVYRFNGRTGSIKWRWPVDRPLPYSLTWFDISASGEKLLLLTSTWRPPERTDSLYGNGTLYCLNGRTGEVLWEYRVPPLRPYYETASAWQGVALSRDGRYAAIGLNDGRGMFFDTESAVKVEGKRFQQNSPVWIREIGTPVLIGDIPVSSYISYARVGPDAVYFVLPGTSIPSGAVKGKVQKPAPHPAANQFYAFGFDGRLRWKWKSYGSMQGIYLSRNGRWLFTVNAVAGMAGSRRGGMTSFFGATLFDTSRKGSGMDKLIYLYPTEGPVFFMADISPDGRYIALVEVPFTDAKGTNKGRYRVHIIH, from the coding sequence ATGCCTGATATACTGGAGTTGGAACCCCTGAGAGATACCGGGGCACAGGGCTTTCACTCATTCTCGACAGGCATTCTGCCTGCCTCCGAGGTTTTCGCTTTCAGCGAAAAAAACCGTTCAAACCCTGCGCCCCGGTATCTCTCATCATTCAGACGGTTGAGCCTTTTTTTCTCTCTCTTGCTGCTTGTTTTTGTGCAGGGCTGCATAAAGGAGCAGCCAGGGGTTCAGGTCTATTTTGTCCGTGACGGACTTGCTGTGGAGCTGAGCGGGCTTAAGATGGTTACACTCCGCTCGAAAGGGAGAAAGGTTTTCAGGTGGGTGAAGGGCGAAGGGGATGAAGAAACAGTGCTTTTTGCAGACAAAAAACTGCTCATTCCCCTTAAATGGAGCCCCGGGGAGGAATACAGCGTGGAGGTGCGCAGCAGAGATGCACGGTTTGTGAAGGAGGTTACCGCGCCGCTCAAGCCTTCGCCCATGCTTGTTCAGCGGGTGGAGCTGGAAAAGGTCGTTCCATTCAGCATTGACGAGGGGACAGCCCCTGATACATTCGTGAAATTTTCAGAAGACAATAAATACCTTGCAATCGGCAGTTTTCAGGGCTATCTCAGGGTTGTTGAGGTGAGGACCGGTAAAGTCGTCTTCTCACGGAAGATCGCTGAGGGTATGGTGAAGCGTATTGGATGGGGAGAGATAGACGGACAAAGGGTGCTGTATGTGGGAGAGCAGTCACCTGACGGGTATCTTTACTGTCTTGATGCAATGACAGGCAGGGAAATATGGAAGTACCGCCTGGCTGACGACATTGAGACATCGAGGCCTGAGAGGGAAAATGACCGTTATGCGATATACAAGTTTCCGGGTGTCTACCAGTTGAAGGTGCTTCCCGGTGGTGATGTGGTCGTGGTCGGCACACATGGATGGAACAAGGAGGGCAGGAGGCTTTACAGGTGCATGGTCTACCGGTTCAACGGCAGGACCGGCAGTATAAAATGGCGGTGGCCAGTGGACAGGCCGCTTCCCTACAGCCTTACATGGTTTGATATCTCAGCCAGTGGGGAGAAACTCCTGCTTCTTACGTCAACATGGCGTCCACCTGAGCGCACTGATTCCCTGTACGGAAACGGCACACTCTATTGCCTCAACGGCAGGACAGGAGAGGTCCTGTGGGAGTACAGGGTGCCGCCCCTGAGGCCGTATTACGAGACGGCCAGTGCCTGGCAGGGGGTTGCCCTCTCCAGGGACGGCAGGTATGCGGCAATCGGGCTTAATGACGGCAGGGGAATGTTCTTCGATACAGAGAGTGCTGTAAAGGTAGAGGGAAAGAGATTTCAACAGAACAGTCCCGTGTGGATAAGGGAGATCGGTACACCTGTCCTGATCGGGGATATTCCAGTCTCATCCTACATAAGCTATGCCAGGGTCGGGCCTGATGCTGTCTACTTTGTTCTGCCCGGAACCTCCATTCCTTCAGGTGCTGTAAAAGGCAAGGTGCAGAAACCCGCGCCCCATCCTGCGGCAAATCAGTTTTATGCCTTTGGTTTTGACGGCAGGCTGAGATGGAAATGGAAGTCCTACGGCTCCATGCAGGGCATTTATCTCTCCAGGAACGGCAGGTGGCTCTTTACTGTTAATGCCGTTGCAGGGATGGCAGGCTCCCGCAGGGGCGGTATGACATCCTTTTTTGGGGCCACTCTCTTTGATACATCAAGGAAGGGATCCGGTATGGATAAACTCATCTATCTTTATCCCACGGAAGGTCCGGTCTTTTTCATGGCTGACATATCACCAGACGGCAGGTATATAGCGCTCGTGGAGGTGCCGTTTACTGATGCAAAGGGCACGAATAAGGGAAGGTACCGGGTTCATATAATTCACTGA
- a CDS encoding energy-coupling factor transporter ATPase, whose amino-acid sequence MITFKNVSFKYAGRSDLSVQEVSFSVPRGQCVLVTGRTGCGKSTLLKMLGGIIPHESAGGMRGLVVVNGIETRTSSLPYISQYVGMVFQSPDDQLFCNTVRDEISFGPENLGLPPAEITKRVGEALAQVGLEGFEERQTARLSGGQKQRVAIASQLAMGPVVLALDEPVSQLDPAGTAEIVRCLDDLKQRGITIVLVEHRVDDVIGIVDRIMVMDQGRVVLDIDRKDLPAHTGIFKTLGLKVPDAVQIAGAVCHEWASEWTGNLIDEVIKLKPSKQGFRYESPAGNNGTKKRRVASLRDISFAYRGAGEPSLKGVSLEIYSGDIIAIMGQNGSGKSTLLSILSGLNQPVAGSAEMNGLSSLKGRRHGNSGRVGMVFQNPDLQLFEDSVWVELEFSQKNLGVDKVVRMARNRSLVAMLRLEGLERIPPHALSKGQRLRVVIGAVLAMDPRLLLLDEPTTGQNEENICNLIRIIRNEAGIEAVVFCTHDFETAVRFSNRVLLMKDGCVVADGPAREVLGSEEALKDAGLLPSLSFMLSRKSGISPPALTVEEFIGVVNGV is encoded by the coding sequence ATGATAACCTTTAAAAACGTCTCCTTTAAATATGCAGGACGCAGCGATCTGTCAGTGCAGGAGGTCTCCTTTTCCGTGCCCAGGGGACAGTGCGTGCTTGTCACAGGCCGTACAGGCTGCGGCAAGAGCACGCTTCTGAAGATGCTGGGTGGGATAATCCCTCATGAGAGCGCAGGTGGGATGCGGGGTCTGGTGGTTGTCAACGGAATAGAGACCCGCACTTCGTCCCTGCCCTACATCTCGCAATATGTGGGGATGGTATTTCAGAGTCCTGATGATCAGCTCTTCTGTAATACAGTGAGGGATGAGATATCATTCGGCCCTGAAAATCTCGGCCTTCCCCCTGCAGAGATCACGAAGAGAGTGGGGGAGGCCTTGGCCCAGGTCGGTCTTGAGGGATTTGAAGAACGGCAGACCGCAAGACTCTCCGGTGGTCAGAAACAGCGTGTTGCCATTGCCTCGCAACTCGCCATGGGACCGGTGGTGCTGGCGCTTGATGAGCCGGTGAGCCAGCTCGACCCTGCCGGTACTGCCGAGATAGTCAGGTGTCTCGATGACCTTAAGCAGAGGGGCATAACCATCGTCCTGGTGGAGCACAGGGTGGATGACGTGATAGGGATTGTCGACCGTATAATGGTGATGGACCAGGGAAGGGTCGTCCTTGATATTGACAGGAAGGACCTGCCGGCACATACCGGAATTTTTAAAACCCTTGGCCTCAAGGTGCCTGATGCCGTTCAGATTGCAGGGGCTGTTTGCCACGAATGGGCAAGTGAGTGGACCGGGAATCTGATTGATGAAGTCATTAAACTCAAACCATCAAAGCAGGGCTTCAGGTATGAGAGTCCTGCAGGAAACAATGGCACTAAAAAAAGACGTGTTGCCTCTCTCAGGGATATCTCCTTTGCCTACCGGGGGGCAGGGGAGCCGTCCTTAAAAGGAGTCTCTCTTGAGATTTACAGTGGTGACATAATTGCGATCATGGGGCAGAACGGTTCAGGCAAATCAACGCTCCTGAGTATACTGTCAGGCCTGAACCAGCCGGTTGCAGGCAGTGCCGAAATGAACGGACTGAGCAGTCTCAAGGGACGCAGGCATGGAAATTCGGGCAGGGTGGGAATGGTCTTTCAGAATCCTGACCTCCAGTTATTTGAAGACAGTGTGTGGGTTGAACTGGAGTTCAGCCAGAAGAATCTTGGTGTTGATAAAGTGGTGCGCATGGCAAGAAACAGGTCCCTTGTCGCTATGCTTCGGCTTGAAGGACTGGAAAGGATACCCCCGCATGCCCTATCAAAAGGACAGCGTCTCAGGGTGGTGATAGGGGCGGTGCTTGCCATGGACCCGCGGCTGCTGCTGCTGGATGAGCCGACGACAGGGCAGAACGAGGAGAATATATGCAACCTGATCCGAATAATCAGAAATGAAGCCGGGATAGAGGCGGTGGTTTTCTGCACGCATGATTTTGAGACAGCAGTGCGTTTTTCAAACAGGGTATTGCTTATGAAGGATGGCTGTGTGGTTGCTGACGGTCCGGCCAGGGAGGTGCTTGGCAGTGAAGAGGCCCTCAAAGATGCAGGCCTTCTGCCTTCGTTGTCCTTCATGCTTTCAAGGAAAAGCGGAATCTCCCCGCCTGCACTTACAGTTGAGGAATTTATAGGAGTGGTGAATGGAGTTTAA
- the cobN gene encoding cobaltochelatase subunit CobN, whose product MKKIKTVVFNATGTGMISMTSAFRRIEEEYPGRMEVQARTSDDLFDSKMMDRFTHHLQTADCVIVILHGGRKSFRFFDRLIEESRNAFVFIQPGDEDEMSLSAQYSTEYGSDFFDEMVRFIKFGGRDNWTNLFRSLIKKFSGEDIPCDPPQKMPCEGIYHPRTGVSLTLNEYIDSQGTSLKELEDKKTPIIGMWFYQGYYVDGNLAFVDSLVNEIERQGGFPIACFYNRFPDRILNNRDPEWVAENFFQVDGKTIIHVLLSCMVFSMRLTLPKFARVYEKIGVPVLQAITLFTTHRDWKETEQGATPLDVCISAAQPEFDGILITVPVSTRDVAEQDLLTGATLLRNMPVEERIEKIVSLAGKWAMLRIKPNAEKRVAVIFHNYPPRNDRIGCAAGLDSFKSVKNILDRLKQEGYSIEREYESGDALAHEILDGVTADRRWLTPEGMAQKAADRIGSAQYSVWHEGLPEKNQRHMLKDWGDIPGELFVHEDEVMVNGIINGNVYIGIQPPRGFVEQPEKIHDPHLAPSHHYIFHYRWIRDVFKADAVLHIGKHGSLEWLPGKSLALSEECYPDISIMDLPNIYPYIINDPGEGTQAKRRSYACVVDHLIPVMTNADRYEGLAEVDTKILEYIQTKSMNPARLPVLQKEIWQLATKDNLHSDIEVSEDEAFLDFDAFVERLHSYLSEVADTAINDGLHVMGIVPEDEGLAELVTQLVRIKNGDVPSLREAIARQWGYDYDNLLQYRGQADPTGRFPTNAVAITEIHRTALEMVKVVIEGSEPLIADEGPEVRRVVEFIRDVVLPKLERTTEEIDSVAAALSGRHVLPGGSGTPTRGMVDILPTGRNFFSVDPFRIPSLTAWATGKALGDALVERHMNETGKPPESIGMVIWGSPTMRTMGEDIAEAFYLMGMKPIWNGRNGRIEGLEIIPVGELKFPRVDVTFRTSGFFRDSFPNLMELLDEAVAMVTALNEPDGKNFLRKHVLAEAEELVERGIDPEEALREASFRIFSDPPGVYGAGIPAAIDAKAWEKSEDLGGVYITWGGYAYGKGVYGEDRREVFRRRLSDISLVVKNEDSREYDLLSSDDFNAYFGGFVAAVKTVSGNYPKAYSGDASDPDRVRYRSIQEETKHIFRSRILNPKWMEGLMRHGYKGAGDLSRAVDISFHWDATSDVMEDWMYDALSEKYALDEEMQKWFKEVNPYALQNIAERLLEAANRGMWNASEEMKKRLEDVYLDVEGDIEERTDA is encoded by the coding sequence ATGAAAAAGATAAAGACAGTTGTATTTAATGCCACAGGCACCGGAATGATAAGCATGACCAGCGCATTTCGCCGGATAGAAGAGGAGTATCCCGGACGTATGGAGGTGCAGGCACGGACCAGTGACGACCTTTTTGACTCAAAGATGATGGATCGTTTTACTCATCACCTTCAGACAGCAGACTGTGTAATCGTGATACTCCATGGAGGCAGAAAATCATTCAGGTTTTTTGACCGGCTGATTGAAGAATCCCGGAATGCCTTTGTCTTCATTCAGCCCGGTGATGAGGACGAGATGTCGCTCTCTGCACAGTACTCCACAGAATACGGCAGTGATTTTTTTGATGAGATGGTGCGCTTTATCAAGTTCGGTGGCAGGGATAACTGGACAAATCTCTTCAGGAGTCTGATAAAAAAGTTCTCGGGAGAGGATATTCCCTGTGACCCGCCGCAGAAGATGCCCTGCGAGGGCATCTATCACCCGCGCACAGGGGTGTCCCTGACACTTAACGAGTACATAGACTCACAGGGCACATCCCTGAAAGAGCTTGAAGATAAAAAGACTCCCATAATAGGCATGTGGTTTTATCAGGGTTATTACGTGGACGGCAACCTGGCGTTTGTCGACAGCCTTGTCAACGAGATAGAGAGGCAGGGGGGCTTTCCCATTGCATGCTTTTATAACCGGTTTCCTGACAGGATTTTGAATAACAGGGACCCGGAGTGGGTTGCGGAGAATTTTTTTCAGGTGGATGGAAAGACCATTATCCATGTGCTCCTGAGTTGCATGGTCTTTTCAATGAGGCTCACCCTCCCCAAGTTTGCCAGAGTTTATGAAAAGATCGGAGTGCCGGTTCTGCAGGCGATTACCCTCTTTACGACCCACAGGGACTGGAAAGAGACCGAACAGGGGGCTACTCCCCTGGATGTCTGCATAAGCGCAGCACAGCCGGAGTTTGACGGCATCCTTATTACCGTGCCTGTCTCAACAAGGGATGTGGCGGAACAGGATCTGCTTACAGGTGCAACGCTGCTGAGGAATATGCCTGTTGAGGAGCGGATAGAGAAGATCGTGAGCCTTGCAGGGAAATGGGCAATGCTCAGAATAAAGCCGAATGCTGAAAAGAGGGTAGCTGTAATCTTTCATAACTATCCGCCGCGCAATGACCGCATCGGATGTGCCGCAGGGCTTGACTCCTTTAAAAGTGTTAAAAATATTCTCGACAGGCTGAAGCAGGAGGGGTATTCAATTGAAAGGGAGTATGAATCAGGTGATGCCCTTGCGCATGAGATACTTGACGGGGTTACTGCTGACAGGAGGTGGCTTACCCCTGAGGGTATGGCGCAGAAGGCGGCTGACCGTATTGGGTCTGCTCAATACAGTGTATGGCACGAAGGTCTCCCGGAGAAGAACCAAAGACACATGCTTAAGGACTGGGGAGACATTCCGGGTGAGCTCTTTGTCCATGAAGACGAGGTTATGGTCAACGGGATTATCAACGGCAATGTATACATAGGCATTCAGCCGCCAAGGGGCTTTGTTGAGCAGCCTGAAAAGATTCACGACCCGCATCTTGCGCCAAGCCATCATTACATATTTCATTACAGGTGGATAAGGGATGTTTTTAAGGCGGATGCAGTGCTCCACATCGGCAAGCACGGCTCCCTTGAGTGGCTGCCCGGCAAGTCTCTGGCGCTTTCTGAGGAGTGTTATCCCGACATTTCCATAATGGACCTGCCGAATATCTATCCCTATATCATCAATGACCCCGGAGAGGGCACACAGGCAAAGCGCCGCTCCTATGCCTGTGTGGTTGACCACCTTATCCCTGTTATGACCAATGCCGACAGGTATGAGGGGCTGGCAGAGGTGGATACAAAAATCCTTGAGTACATCCAGACAAAGTCCATGAACCCTGCAAGACTGCCTGTACTCCAGAAGGAGATTTGGCAACTGGCCACAAAAGACAATCTTCACTCGGATATAGAGGTCTCTGAGGATGAAGCATTTTTAGACTTTGACGCTTTTGTGGAGAGGCTGCATTCCTATCTTTCCGAGGTTGCTGATACTGCCATCAATGACGGCCTTCACGTAATGGGCATTGTGCCCGAGGATGAAGGACTTGCAGAGCTTGTTACTCAACTGGTGCGGATCAAAAACGGGGATGTACCATCCCTGAGGGAGGCGATTGCAAGGCAGTGGGGATACGATTATGACAATCTCCTTCAATACAGGGGACAAGCAGACCCGACAGGCCGGTTCCCCACAAATGCCGTTGCAATAACAGAGATCCACAGGACTGCCCTTGAGATGGTGAAAGTTGTGATAGAGGGTAGCGAGCCCCTGATTGCAGATGAAGGCCCGGAGGTGCGCAGAGTGGTGGAGTTTATAAGGGATGTCGTACTGCCGAAACTGGAACGGACCACAGAGGAGATAGATTCAGTGGCTGCCGCCCTTTCAGGCAGGCATGTCCTTCCCGGCGGCAGCGGTACTCCTACCCGCGGTATGGTGGACATCCTGCCCACAGGAAGGAATTTCTTCTCCGTTGATCCCTTCAGGATTCCGTCCCTCACTGCATGGGCCACCGGCAAGGCACTCGGAGACGCACTTGTTGAAAGACATATGAATGAGACAGGCAAGCCTCCTGAAAGCATAGGCATGGTCATTTGGGGCAGCCCTACAATGCGTACAATGGGTGAGGACATTGCAGAGGCTTTCTACCTTATGGGTATGAAGCCGATATGGAACGGCAGGAACGGGCGTATCGAGGGGCTTGAGATTATCCCTGTCGGGGAATTGAAGTTTCCGCGCGTGGATGTGACTTTCAGGACGTCAGGCTTTTTCAGGGACTCGTTCCCCAACCTGATGGAACTCCTGGATGAGGCTGTAGCAATGGTGACTGCCCTCAATGAGCCTGATGGAAAGAATTTTTTGAGAAAACACGTACTGGCAGAGGCTGAAGAGCTTGTTGAACGCGGTATTGACCCTGAAGAGGCCTTGCGTGAGGCATCATTCCGTATCTTCAGCGATCCCCCCGGTGTCTATGGTGCGGGAATCCCGGCAGCTATTGACGCAAAGGCATGGGAGAAGAGCGAGGACCTGGGGGGGGTCTATATTACATGGGGTGGGTATGCATACGGCAAAGGGGTTTATGGGGAAGACAGGAGAGAGGTGTTCCGCAGGAGGCTTTCAGATATCAGCCTTGTAGTGAAAAACGAGGATTCACGGGAGTATGACCTGCTCTCCTCTGATGACTTTAATGCCTACTTTGGAGGCTTTGTGGCAGCAGTTAAGACGGTGTCCGGTAATTATCCAAAGGCATATTCAGGTGATGCATCCGACCCGGATCGTGTCAGGTACAGGAGCATTCAGGAGGAGACAAAACATATCTTCCGCTCTCGGATACTCAATCCCAAGTGGATGGAGGGTCTCATGCGCCACGGGTACAAGGGTGCAGGAGACCTCTCAAGGGCTGTGGATATCTCATTCCACTGGGATGCCACCTCTGATGTTATGGAAGACTGGATGTATGATGCCCTGTCTGAAAAGTACGCGCTTGATGAGGAGATGCAGAAGTGGTTTAAAGAGGTTAATCCCTATGCCCTGCAGAATATTGCCGAGCGTCTCCTCGAGGCAGCTAATCGGGGAATGTGGAATGCCTCTGAGGAGATGAAAAAGAGGCTTGAGGATGTGTATCTTGATGTGGAGGGGGATATAGAGGAGAGGACGGATGCCTGA